The following coding sequences are from one Oncorhynchus clarkii lewisi isolate Uvic-CL-2024 chromosome 20, UVic_Ocla_1.0, whole genome shotgun sequence window:
- the LOC139376649 gene encoding WW domain-binding protein 2 isoform X2, with product MSYENVELVFCEAECLPDAFRKSKKGSIFLTPYRVIFVAKGGHDALLSFMMPFYLMKGCEVKQPVLGANYIKGTVSAEPGGGWEGCATFKLVFAAGGAIEFGQCMLQVAAQASRGQPVSGGFGGCPYMANGAYAYPPPPANGYPAGPPPGYSYPNPPPPDAFYPNPAQFDGPAAYMPPPPYSAPLGQQAPHNPDLPSTPAAEAKAAEAAASASCATLPPVYLPQDKPPPYSPTEDKKTK from the exons ATGAGCTATGAGAACGTGGAGCTTGTATTCTGTGAAGCTGAGTGCCTGCCTGATGCCTTCAGGAAGAGTAAGAAGGGGAGCATCTTCCTGACCCCCTACAGG GTGATCTTTGTGGCGAAGGGGGGTCATGATGCTCTGCTGTCCTTCATGATGCCTTTCTACCTGATGAAGGGCTGTGAGGTCAAACAGCCTGTCCTGGGGGCCAACTACATCAAAGGCACAGTCAGCGCAGAGcccggag GAGGCTGGGAAGGCTGTGCCACCTTTAAGCTGGTGTTTGCTGCTGGAGGAGCCATTGAGTTTGGACAGTGCATGTTACAGGTCGCTGCACAAG CATCCAGAGGGCAGCCTGTGAGTGGTGGCTTTGGGGGCTGTCCGTACATGGCCAACGGGGCATATGCCTACCCTCCTCCCCCAGCCAATGGGTACCCGGCGGGACCCCCACCCGGGTACTCCTACCCCAACCCCCCTCCGCCAG ATGCGTTCTACCCCAACCCCGCCCAGTTTGATGGCCCTGCGGCCTACATGCCCCCTCCTCCCTACTCCGCCCCCCTGGGACAGCAGGCCCCCCACAACCCTGACCTGCCCTCCACACCTGCAG ccGAGGCAAAGGCAGCAGAGGCAGCAgccagtgccagctgtgccacacTCCCTCCCGTCTACCTGCCACAG gACAAACCTCCCCCCTACTCTCCAACTGAGGACAAGAAGACCAAGTAG
- the LOC139376649 gene encoding WW domain-binding protein 2 isoform X1 gives MALNKNNSESGGVIITNSESVLMSYENVELVFCEAECLPDAFRKSKKGSIFLTPYRVIFVAKGGHDALLSFMMPFYLMKGCEVKQPVLGANYIKGTVSAEPGGGWEGCATFKLVFAAGGAIEFGQCMLQVAAQASRGQPVSGGFGGCPYMANGAYAYPPPPANGYPAGPPPGYSYPNPPPPDAFYPNPAQFDGPAAYMPPPPYSAPLGQQAPHNPDLPSTPAAEAKAAEAAASASCATLPPVYLPQDKPPPYSPTEDKKTK, from the exons ATGGCTTTGAACAAGAACAATTCAGAATCCGGAGGCGTCATTATCACCAACAGTGAAAG TGTGTTGATGAGCTATGAGAACGTGGAGCTTGTATTCTGTGAAGCTGAGTGCCTGCCTGATGCCTTCAGGAAGAGTAAGAAGGGGAGCATCTTCCTGACCCCCTACAGG GTGATCTTTGTGGCGAAGGGGGGTCATGATGCTCTGCTGTCCTTCATGATGCCTTTCTACCTGATGAAGGGCTGTGAGGTCAAACAGCCTGTCCTGGGGGCCAACTACATCAAAGGCACAGTCAGCGCAGAGcccggag GAGGCTGGGAAGGCTGTGCCACCTTTAAGCTGGTGTTTGCTGCTGGAGGAGCCATTGAGTTTGGACAGTGCATGTTACAGGTCGCTGCACAAG CATCCAGAGGGCAGCCTGTGAGTGGTGGCTTTGGGGGCTGTCCGTACATGGCCAACGGGGCATATGCCTACCCTCCTCCCCCAGCCAATGGGTACCCGGCGGGACCCCCACCCGGGTACTCCTACCCCAACCCCCCTCCGCCAG ATGCGTTCTACCCCAACCCCGCCCAGTTTGATGGCCCTGCGGCCTACATGCCCCCTCCTCCCTACTCCGCCCCCCTGGGACAGCAGGCCCCCCACAACCCTGACCTGCCCTCCACACCTGCAG ccGAGGCAAAGGCAGCAGAGGCAGCAgccagtgccagctgtgccacacTCCCTCCCGTCTACCTGCCACAG gACAAACCTCCCCCCTACTCTCCAACTGAGGACAAGAAGACCAAGTAG